Proteins from a genomic interval of Niabella soli DSM 19437:
- a CDS encoding rhomboid family intramembrane serine protease, which produces MSQYYTRPEKFPPAIKYLISINVVIWLAQLYFDHRFPPVLTTGEPIGYLTAKLALWPIGDGFKPLQLITHMFAHAAEGSQMYFHILFNMFTLWMFGRILENVWGTKRFLIFYFICGIGAAILHLAVQYYSGQGSIAVGASGAVMGVLVAFAMLFPNTELYIMFIPIPIKAKWAILGLIAIDLFGGVYQASGDGIAHYAHLGGAITGFILLKLWNKINRKTLY; this is translated from the coding sequence ATGAGTCAATACTATACAAGACCCGAAAAATTTCCCCCCGCTATAAAATACCTTATATCCATTAATGTGGTTATATGGCTGGCGCAGTTATATTTTGACCACCGGTTCCCGCCGGTGCTAACCACCGGTGAGCCCATCGGCTATCTTACGGCCAAACTGGCCCTATGGCCCATTGGTGACGGGTTTAAGCCCCTGCAGTTGATCACCCATATGTTTGCCCACGCCGCAGAAGGATCTCAAATGTATTTTCATATATTATTCAATATGTTCACTTTATGGATGTTTGGCCGTATCCTGGAAAACGTATGGGGCACCAAAAGATTCCTGATTTTTTATTTTATATGCGGTATTGGCGCCGCCATCCTTCATTTAGCCGTACAATATTATTCCGGCCAGGGCAGTATTGCTGTTGGGGCATCGGGAGCCGTAATGGGCGTTCTGGTAGCTTTTGCCATGCTTTTTCCGAATACCGAATTATACATCATGTTCATCCCCATTCCCATTAAGGCAAAATGGGCGATCCTGGGCTTAATTGCCATCGATTTATTTGGCGGTGTTTACCAGGCCTCTGGAGACGGTATTGCACACTACGCCCATCTGGGAGGGGCCATTACGGGTTTTATCCTTTTAAAACTGTGGAATAAAATAAACCGAAAGACCTTGTATTAA
- a CDS encoding rhomboid family intramembrane serine protease, with translation MGISDRNYDSRLSFGTRVNPLVILIAISMIFFVVLAFFKALIYLKFPEGGDVMGYFNEHILNYTALAPNAGTAIVKPWTFLTYAFAQVNVWELIANMLWLWCFGFIFIDITGNKKLVPLFLYAAFFSGMAYVLVSKAMHPETHTLPYYYGCGACILAIAVAATTISPNYKLFPMLNGGISLWIITLIYGVIDIATTPAGAPALYFSQITAALTGFLFIFLLRKGYDGSEWMNRLYDWFFNLFNPEKTLSPKKIKDTYFYKTTGEPFTKTAKFTQQRLDIILDKMNQKGGYEKLTQEEKEFLQRASREDLKGS, from the coding sequence ATGGGCATTTCTGACAGAAATTATGATAGCCGGTTGTCGTTCGGTACGCGTGTAAATCCACTGGTCATTTTGATTGCCATCAGCATGATCTTCTTTGTTGTGCTGGCGTTTTTTAAAGCGCTGATCTATCTCAAATTTCCCGAAGGCGGGGATGTAATGGGTTATTTCAATGAGCATATTCTGAACTATACAGCGCTTGCTCCAAACGCCGGAACCGCCATTGTAAAACCCTGGACGTTTTTAACATACGCATTCGCGCAGGTAAATGTATGGGAACTGATCGCCAATATGCTTTGGCTTTGGTGCTTTGGATTCATCTTTATTGACATCACCGGAAATAAAAAACTGGTGCCGCTGTTTTTATATGCTGCTTTTTTTTCCGGCATGGCTTATGTGCTGGTGTCAAAAGCAATGCATCCCGAAACACATACGCTCCCTTACTATTACGGTTGTGGTGCCTGTATACTGGCGATTGCCGTTGCGGCAACAACCATCTCGCCCAATTACAAGTTGTTTCCCATGTTAAACGGGGGTATTTCTCTCTGGATCATTACACTCATTTATGGCGTTATTGATATAGCCACCACTCCTGCAGGAGCGCCTGCGCTTTATTTTTCGCAGATCACAGCGGCACTCACGGGCTTCCTGTTCATTTTTTTGTTGCGAAAAGGATACGATGGCAGCGAGTGGATGAATCGCCTTTACGATTGGTTTTTCAATTTATTTAACCCTGAAAAAACCCTTTCTCCCAAAAAAATAAAAGACACGTACTTTTATAAAACAACCGGCGAGCCTTTTACCAAAACAGCAAAATTCACACAGCAACGACTGGATATTATTTTGGATAAGATGAATCAAAAAGGCGGTTACGAGAAGCTTACGCAGGAAGAAAAGGAGTTTTTACAACGCGCCAGCCGGGAAGACCTCAAAGGCAGCTAA
- a CDS encoding endonuclease/exonuclease/phosphatase family protein, whose product MGIFAKVSNKVLLIINILVVFFFLLACVAAYINPSDWPILYIFNLGFPFLLLFVLFFLGWWLFVKRRWALISGMAILIGGGAITNFFAFHLEKTFRQEKKAGHIRIATWNVARFVEMVINNNKGSQTRYKMLDQIRSVNADILCFQEFSSSINPDWYNNIVAISKGLGYPYYYYSHDWEGDRLFNGSIIFSRFPIADTGIVRYPRPTLPEALLFVDIKKNKQHFRIYTTHLQSNQFRKEDISKIEALKKAKGNIIGNAFYIFTKLRTAIQHRSIQADMISDILKNSPSPTIFCGDLNDVPNSYTYHTIRGSMQDAYLNKGFGIGRTYNSLSPTLRIDYVFADHNFAIDQIRRVTTNYSDHYMVVCDLKLQPED is encoded by the coding sequence ATGGGCATTTTTGCAAAAGTCAGCAATAAGGTTTTACTCATCATCAATATTTTGGTGGTGTTTTTTTTCCTGTTGGCTTGTGTGGCGGCGTATATTAATCCAAGCGATTGGCCAATCCTCTATATTTTTAATCTTGGTTTCCCGTTTTTATTATTATTTGTTCTCTTTTTCCTGGGGTGGTGGCTTTTTGTTAAAAGAAGGTGGGCACTTATTTCAGGGATGGCCATCCTCATTGGCGGGGGCGCCATTACTAATTTTTTCGCCTTCCATCTAGAAAAAACATTCCGGCAGGAAAAAAAAGCCGGTCACATTCGCATTGCTACCTGGAATGTTGCCCGGTTTGTAGAGATGGTCATTAATAATAATAAAGGCAGCCAAACGCGCTACAAGATGCTGGACCAGATCCGGTCGGTTAACGCGGATATTTTATGCTTCCAGGAATTCAGTTCTTCTATAAACCCCGATTGGTATAATAATATCGTGGCAATAAGTAAGGGCCTGGGGTATCCCTATTACTATTATTCGCACGACTGGGAGGGGGACCGGCTTTTTAACGGCAGCATCATTTTCAGCCGGTTTCCCATTGCAGATACGGGCATCGTCCGCTACCCGCGGCCAACACTTCCGGAGGCCCTGCTATTTGTCGACATCAAAAAAAACAAACAACACTTCCGGATCTATACCACCCATTTGCAGTCTAACCAGTTTCGTAAAGAAGATATTTCAAAAATAGAGGCACTGAAAAAAGCGAAAGGCAATATTATCGGCAATGCTTTTTATATTTTTACCAAGCTGCGTACGGCCATACAGCACCGGAGCATCCAGGCGGATATGATCAGCGATATTTTAAAAAACAGCCCCAGCCCTACCATCTTCTGCGGCGATTTAAACGACGTTCCCAATTCATACACGTATCATACAATTCGCGGGAGCATGCAGGACGCCTACCTGAACAAGGGGTTTGGCATTGGGCGTACGTATAATTCCCTTTCGCCTACCTTGCGGATCGATTATGTCTTTGCTGATCATAATTTTGCTATCGACCAGATCAGGCGCGTCACTACCAATTATTCGGATCACTATATGGTGGTTTGCGATTTAAAATTACAGCCGGAAGATTGA
- the cysS gene encoding cysteine--tRNA ligase encodes MSVLKIYNSYSRQKEVFEPITPGYVGMYVCGPTVSGESHLGHARPYVTFDVVFRYLQHLGYKVRYVRNITDAGHFEEEGREAEDKISSKAVLEKLEPMELVQKYTNLFHWAMNLFNTIPPSIEPTATGHIVEQIEMIKQIIAAGYAYESNGSVYFDVNKYAASHDYGKLSGRKIEELLESTRDLEGQEEKKDGADFALWKAAPPKHIMRWQSPWGEGFPGWHIECSAMATKYLGARFDIHGGGMDLQFPHHESEIAQSTICNHTAPVNYWMHNNMITINGRKMGKSYNNVIKLTELFSGDHPLLSQAYHPMVVRFFILQSHYRSTLDFSNEALQASEKGLKRLWEAYENLAKLDERSDAFTDTAADPELDARVQKLLAGMDEFMSDDFNTAKVLANLFELAPVINSLKDKLIPQNSLSKATFEALQTQLHLYIEDILGLQSIHEADNEKLKDVMQLLIEIRREARSRKDFVTSDKIRNQLARIGILLKDEKDGNISWSVE; translated from the coding sequence ATGAGTGTTTTAAAAATATATAATTCCTATTCCAGACAAAAAGAAGTGTTTGAACCGATTACCCCGGGGTATGTAGGAATGTATGTTTGCGGGCCTACCGTAAGCGGAGAAAGCCACCTGGGCCATGCCCGCCCCTATGTTACGTTTGATGTGGTATTCCGGTACCTGCAGCACCTGGGCTATAAAGTACGGTACGTACGCAATATTACCGATGCCGGACATTTTGAAGAAGAAGGGCGCGAGGCGGAGGATAAAATTTCCAGCAAAGCGGTATTGGAAAAACTGGAACCCATGGAACTGGTACAAAAATATACCAACCTGTTTCACTGGGCCATGAACCTGTTTAATACGATTCCTCCTTCTATAGAGCCTACCGCCACGGGGCATATTGTGGAGCAGATCGAAATGATCAAACAGATCATAGCAGCCGGCTATGCCTATGAATCCAATGGTTCTGTTTATTTTGATGTAAACAAATATGCCGCAAGCCACGACTATGGAAAGTTGAGCGGACGGAAAATAGAAGAGTTACTGGAATCGACAAGAGACCTCGAAGGCCAGGAGGAAAAAAAGGACGGCGCAGATTTTGCGTTGTGGAAGGCCGCGCCGCCCAAACATATCATGCGCTGGCAAAGCCCCTGGGGCGAAGGGTTCCCGGGCTGGCATATCGAATGCTCTGCCATGGCCACCAAATATTTAGGCGCCCGTTTTGACATTCATGGCGGCGGAATGGATCTGCAGTTCCCGCATCATGAAAGCGAGATCGCACAAAGCACCATTTGCAATCATACCGCACCGGTAAACTACTGGATGCACAATAATATGATCACCATCAACGGCCGCAAGATGGGCAAGAGCTACAATAATGTTATTAAATTAACCGAATTGTTCAGCGGTGATCATCCTTTGTTAAGCCAGGCTTACCATCCAATGGTGGTGCGCTTTTTCATCTTACAAAGCCACTACCGCAGTACGCTTGATTTTAGTAATGAAGCGCTGCAGGCATCTGAAAAAGGGTTAAAACGCCTTTGGGAAGCGTATGAGAACCTGGCAAAGCTGGATGAAAGAAGCGATGCGTTCACAGACACTGCCGCGGACCCTGAACTGGATGCCCGCGTGCAAAAGCTGCTGGCGGGGATGGATGAATTTATGAGCGATGATTTCAATACGGCGAAAGTTCTCGCCAACCTGTTTGAACTGGCGCCCGTTATCAACAGCCTTAAGGATAAGCTCATTCCACAGAACAGCCTTTCAAAAGCAACCTTTGAAGCACTGCAGACACAACTGCATTTGTATATTGAAGACATCCTCGGGCTGCAATCGATCCACGAAGCCGATAATGAAAAGCTAAAGGATGTGATGCAGCTATTGATCGAGATCCGCAGGGAAGCGCGCAGCCGAAAGGATTTTGTTACCTCAGACAAGATACGCAACCAACTGGCAAGGATTGGTATCTTATTAAAAGACGAAAAAGACGGGAATATTAGCTGGAGCGTTGAGTAA
- a CDS encoding sulfatase-like hydrolase/transferase: MNQSKKNPLLVTLLLLSLIFGIGTTYINYNNYIWHFPASLFLYMLYLASCLATVFFSFRAKIYLKTFNAKQNLFIGLMLLMFLGGWVLVKQDWPYALFLYASVCFLISGLLILRSAPAIGKVLFIGAFIISIINVAPIFFFISEKSFITKDLIATLFISNRNEAGEYMASRLNYWHTIAVFIFIITVVFLFRLNKKNALSKLPLSVWALFFISFFTLSLSGPIGALTFGYISNVSQTKKLTQMIKERSQRLQEYKFAVHPDSTAAKKIVVIVGESLNRNYMGLYGYAKPTTPNLSALLQDSTSSYRLFKFENVVSPEVSTVPSLKKVLTNVSQRNPIPFENALTIVDYFNSAGYKTHWISNQVQLGESSTPITVISTTASQIYFSGLEDSTENGKSPIGTKYDETLLAPFEKYIAADSTGKEVYFVHLMGNHWNYDDRYPPKFNFFKEREKDDVSLYLNSVLYNDWVVSRIMEIAKEHGADAVIYFSDHSEILATGHNLEKFEPEMVEIPFMVYVSENYLHKNKGLENRLIANQNTPAMNDNFFHFIQDFTGVKSTLYDTTASFISPQYIRKKRIVNNNSYNYDK, encoded by the coding sequence ATGAATCAATCTAAAAAAAACCCTTTATTAGTAACTTTATTACTTCTTTCTCTGATCTTTGGAATAGGCACAACGTATATAAATTATAACAACTATATATGGCATTTTCCTGCCAGCCTGTTTTTATATATGCTATACCTGGCCAGTTGTTTGGCAACCGTATTTTTTTCGTTTCGAGCAAAAATTTACCTGAAAACATTTAACGCAAAGCAAAATTTGTTTATCGGGTTAATGCTTTTGATGTTTTTAGGAGGTTGGGTGTTGGTAAAGCAAGACTGGCCGTATGCGCTTTTTCTGTATGCGTCTGTTTGCTTCCTTATTTCGGGGCTTTTAATTTTAAGATCGGCTCCAGCAATTGGGAAAGTTTTATTTATTGGCGCTTTTATTATCAGTATTATCAATGTAGCACCTATTTTTTTCTTTATTTCAGAGAAAAGTTTTATTACAAAGGACCTGATTGCAACATTATTTATATCGAACCGGAATGAAGCGGGGGAGTATATGGCATCCCGGTTAAATTATTGGCACACAATAGCTGTTTTCATTTTTATTATTACCGTTGTTTTTCTCTTTCGTCTTAATAAAAAAAATGCGCTTTCCAAACTGCCTCTATCCGTATGGGCACTGTTTTTTATTTCATTTTTTACACTTAGTCTTTCCGGCCCCATCGGAGCTTTAACGTTTGGTTATATCTCTAATGTCTCCCAGACTAAAAAGTTAACCCAGATGATCAAGGAGCGTTCCCAGCGGTTACAGGAATATAAATTTGCGGTGCATCCCGATTCTACTGCTGCTAAAAAAATTGTGGTCATTGTTGGGGAATCCCTTAACCGGAATTATATGGGATTGTACGGTTATGCAAAGCCTACAACGCCTAATTTATCAGCGCTATTGCAGGATTCAACATCATCTTACCGGTTATTTAAGTTTGAAAATGTTGTTTCTCCGGAGGTGAGTACGGTGCCTTCCCTAAAGAAGGTCTTAACGAATGTCAGCCAGAGAAATCCCATACCATTTGAAAACGCGCTTACTATTGTGGATTATTTTAATAGCGCGGGATACAAAACGCACTGGATCTCTAATCAGGTTCAATTGGGAGAGTCCTCTACCCCCATCACGGTGATATCGACAACTGCCAGTCAAATTTATTTTAGCGGGTTGGAGGATAGCACCGAAAATGGGAAAAGCCCGATAGGGACAAAATATGATGAAACCTTGTTGGCCCCGTTTGAAAAATATATAGCTGCAGATTCAACCGGAAAAGAGGTTTATTTCGTGCATTTGATGGGCAACCATTGGAACTATGACGATCGTTATCCGCCCAAATTTAATTTTTTCAAGGAAAGGGAGAAGGATGATGTTAGTTTATACCTGAACTCTGTATTGTATAACGATTGGGTGGTGTCCAGAATTATGGAGATCGCAAAGGAACACGGCGCTGATGCCGTGATCTACTTTTCAGATCACAGCGAAATTCTTGCCACCGGGCATAATCTGGAAAAATTTGAACCTGAAATGGTTGAAATTCCTTTTATGGTCTATGTCTCTGAAAATTATCTGCATAAAAATAAAGGCCTTGAAAACAGGTTAATTGCGAATCAAAACACACCAGCCATGAATGACAATTTTTTCCATTTTATTCAGGATTTCACTGGTGTTAAAAGCACATTGTATGATACAACAGCAAGTTTTATTTCTCCTCAATATATCAGAAAGAAGCGAATTGTAAATAACAATTCCTATAACTACGATAAGTAA
- a CDS encoding ABC transporter permease, with protein sequence MYRLWASIKKDGRILIRDKVGLALMFGMPIVLAIIIASVQNSTYELVNNKKIPLLLLNKDTGEASRQLITSLEKGGMFTLKKLPFNASAVQLKKQMESKEALLGMIIPPQYTHDVLAKAERVSGEALKSIAIADSSVNNAKITVSPLLLYYHPVLQKSFRQGVDGALNSVLQIVQSKYIVRSLYSSINNEPTIPQTLEQQILTNETPVNQLPVSKDNTLPVPNATQHNIPAWTLFAMFFIVISLGSSLVREKTSGSFLRLKTMPTSMGLSIISKQLTYLLITLLQAAVIFSLGRWLFPVIGLPALNIPSDKFGLLLVTFLCGWCATSFAICIGTFANTQEQSNGIGAISIVLFAAIGGLLVPAFAMPASFQGIMHISPLYWCLEAFYGLFLEGGTIGDIFKSLVPILIIIAFLQLAGWAGMKRKGLI encoded by the coding sequence ATGTATCGACTTTGGGCAAGTATAAAAAAAGATGGCCGCATTTTAATAAGAGATAAAGTGGGCCTGGCCCTTATGTTCGGGATGCCCATTGTGCTGGCGATCATTATTGCCTCAGTACAAAACAGCACTTATGAACTGGTCAATAACAAAAAGATCCCGCTGCTGCTTTTAAACAAGGATACCGGGGAGGCTTCCAGGCAATTAATAACGTCGCTTGAAAAAGGAGGCATGTTTACGTTGAAAAAGCTACCCTTCAACGCTTCAGCAGTTCAACTGAAAAAACAAATGGAAAGCAAGGAGGCGTTGCTGGGCATGATTATTCCACCGCAATATACGCACGACGTGCTGGCCAAGGCAGAGCGTGTTTCGGGCGAAGCCCTGAAATCCATTGCCATAGCAGACAGCAGTGTCAACAATGCTAAAATAACCGTTAGCCCCCTGTTGCTCTACTATCATCCGGTTTTACAAAAATCATTCCGTCAGGGTGTGGACGGTGCGTTGAACAGCGTGTTGCAGATCGTGCAAAGCAAATACATTGTTCGTTCGTTATACAGCAGTATCAATAATGAGCCCACCATCCCGCAAACGCTGGAACAACAGATCCTCACCAATGAAACACCGGTAAACCAACTGCCGGTTTCAAAAGACAACACGCTTCCCGTGCCCAATGCCACCCAGCATAACATACCGGCATGGACCCTGTTTGCCATGTTCTTTATTGTGATCTCTTTAGGAAGCAGCCTGGTGCGCGAAAAAACCAGCGGCAGTTTTTTGCGGTTGAAAACCATGCCTACCTCAATGGGCCTTTCCATCATTTCCAAACAGCTTACCTATCTGCTGATAACCCTGCTGCAGGCTGCCGTAATTTTTAGCCTGGGGCGCTGGCTGTTCCCGGTTATTGGCCTGCCAGCCTTAAATATCCCTTCAGATAAATTCGGGCTGTTGCTCGTCACTTTTCTTTGCGGCTGGTGCGCCACCAGCTTTGCCATTTGTATTGGCACTTTTGCCAACACGCAGGAGCAAAGCAATGGTATTGGCGCGATCAGCATCGTATTATTTGCTGCCATTGGCGGATTACTGGTTCCCGCTTTTGCTATGCCCGCTTCCTTCCAGGGTATCATGCATATATCACCACTTTATTGGTGCCTGGAAGCTTTTTATGGTTTATTCCTTGAAGGCGGAACGATCGGCGATATTTTCAAAAGCCTGGTTCCCATATTAATCATCATCGCATTCCTGCAACTGGCCGGCTGGGCGGGCATGAAACGGAAAGGATTGATCTGA
- a CDS encoding DUF2975 domain-containing protein: protein MKQRFKVHESSVIAFIILILSVLVNLVTVIINARSSDMPVIESYRQIILPLNILDFVKAAIIFWMAWLLFRILKNVSNGIKWSDRYFRSIKRIGWLSVLIVVLDAITTTGRNLYIYRNTPLTDELTSGKFAIDVLAQTLFASPIAWFLILCVFLLADLLRYAGELKTDSESII, encoded by the coding sequence ATGAAACAACGTTTTAAAGTGCACGAAAGCTCCGTTATTGCTTTTATAATCTTAATACTTTCGGTTTTGGTGAACCTGGTTACGGTGATCATTAATGCGCGTTCTTCGGACATGCCGGTTATAGAAAGCTACCGGCAAATAATACTGCCCCTAAATATTCTCGACTTTGTCAAGGCAGCCATTATCTTTTGGATGGCCTGGCTGCTCTTCCGGATTTTGAAAAATGTTTCGAATGGCATTAAATGGAGCGACCGCTATTTCCGGTCTATTAAACGGATTGGCTGGTTAAGCGTATTGATCGTAGTCCTGGATGCGATTACTACCACCGGGCGCAACCTGTATATTTACCGGAACACACCCCTTACAGATGAGCTTACCAGCGGAAAATTTGCTATTGATGTACTGGCGCAGACCCTGTTTGCATCGCCCATTGCCTGGTTTTTAATATTGTGCGTTTTTTTGCTGGCGGACCTGCTGCGTTATGCAGGTGAATTGAAAACCGATAGTGAATCAATTATCTAA
- a CDS encoding helix-turn-helix domain-containing protein has product MSIIINLDVMLAKRKMSLTELSQKVGITIVNLSILKTGKAKGVRFDTLDAICSALDCKPGDIIDRESNT; this is encoded by the coding sequence ATGTCTATTATCATCAACCTGGACGTAATGCTGGCGAAGCGAAAAATGTCGCTTACCGAATTATCACAAAAAGTGGGCATCACCATTGTAAACCTGTCTATCTTAAAAACAGGTAAAGCAAAAGGCGTGCGTTTTGATACGCTGGATGCCATTTGCAGCGCGCTGGACTGTAAGCCGGGAGATATTATTGACCGGGAATCCAATACCTGA
- a CDS encoding SDR family NAD(P)-dependent oxidoreductase translates to MVTGGTGFLGAYILKELVQQGAAVRAVKRSTSKMPAFIDPDILNQVEWVEGDILDIMALEAALQGIDTVIHAAAIVSFSKKGRNNMYHVNIEGTANVVNAALQTGVRRLVYISSVAALGRKKNSSTVDETAKWEDSKNNTHYAISKFRAELEAWRGFAEGLEGVVLNPATILGYGNWSDGSCAIFKNAYREFGWYTNGINGFADVEDVAKAAVLLAASDLTEERFIVCNDNWRFRKLLDTMADAFGKKRPGKEATPFLSSIAWRIEGLKSRFSGHKPLITKESAKVANSATSFDGSKLVKTLPGFQYRPLEETIRKACDQYGKEDSKDK, encoded by the coding sequence CTGGTTACTGGTGGTACCGGTTTTCTGGGCGCCTATATTTTGAAAGAACTGGTGCAGCAGGGTGCAGCCGTGCGGGCTGTTAAACGCAGCACCTCAAAAATGCCTGCGTTTATAGATCCGGATATCCTGAACCAGGTAGAATGGGTGGAAGGCGATATCCTGGATATCATGGCGCTGGAAGCCGCCCTACAGGGTATTGACACCGTTATTCATGCTGCAGCTATTGTCTCCTTTTCAAAAAAGGGCCGGAATAACATGTACCATGTAAATATTGAAGGCACTGCCAATGTAGTGAATGCCGCGCTGCAAACAGGGGTGCGGCGCCTGGTTTACATCAGCTCGGTAGCTGCTTTGGGAAGAAAAAAGAACAGCAGCACCGTTGACGAAACCGCGAAATGGGAAGACAGCAAAAACAATACGCATTATGCCATCAGCAAATTCAGGGCAGAGCTGGAAGCCTGGCGCGGATTTGCGGAAGGATTAGAGGGCGTGGTGCTGAACCCCGCTACCATACTGGGTTACGGCAACTGGAGCGACGGCAGTTGCGCTATATTTAAAAATGCTTACAGGGAATTTGGCTGGTACACCAATGGCATCAATGGCTTCGCCGATGTGGAAGATGTTGCCAAAGCCGCTGTACTGCTTGCAGCATCGGATCTTACCGAAGAACGCTTTATCGTTTGTAATGATAACTGGCGTTTTAGAAAACTGCTGGATACCATGGCCGATGCTTTTGGCAAAAAAAGACCCGGCAAAGAGGCCACACCCTTTTTATCATCTATCGCCTGGCGGATAGAAGGACTTAAATCGCGCTTCAGCGGCCATAAACCTTTAATAACCAAAGAAAGCGCAAAAGTCGCCAACAGTGCTACCTCGTTCGACGGATCAAAACTGGTAAAGACATTGCCCGGTTTTCAATACCGGCCGTTGGAAGAAACGATCCGGAAGGCCTGCGATCAATATGGTAAGGAGGATAGTAAGGACAAATGA